A genomic segment from Thermococcus sp. LS1 encodes:
- a CDS encoding methionine adenosyltransferase: MPEKVRNIVVEELVRTPVEMQKVELVERKGIGHPDSIADGIAEAVSRALSREYIKRYGIILHHNTDQVEVVGGKAYPRFGGGEVIKPIYILLSGRAVEIIDREMFPVHEVAIKAAREYLKNAVRHLDLDYHVVIDSRIGQGSVDLVGVFNKAKETPIPLANDTSFGVGYAPLSETERIVLETERRLNSDEFKKKWPAVGEDIKVMGLRKGDEIDITIAAAIVDSEVQNLDDYLAVKEAIYEAAKDVAEAHTERKVNIYVNTADDPEKGIYYITVTGTSAEAGDDGSVGRGNRVNGLITPNRHMSMEAAAGKNPVSHVGKIYNLLSMLIANDIAEQVEGVEEVYVRILSQIGKPIDQPLVTSVQIIPKKGYSIDTIQKPAYEIANAWLDDITKIQKMILEDKLNVF, encoded by the coding sequence ATGCCTGAGAAGGTTAGGAACATAGTGGTTGAGGAGCTCGTTAGAACGCCGGTTGAGATGCAGAAGGTCGAGCTCGTCGAGAGGAAGGGTATAGGCCACCCGGACAGCATAGCCGATGGCATAGCCGAGGCCGTCAGCAGAGCCCTGAGCAGGGAGTACATAAAGCGCTATGGTATCATCCTCCACCACAACACTGACCAGGTCGAGGTCGTCGGCGGTAAGGCCTACCCACGCTTCGGCGGCGGTGAGGTCATCAAGCCAATATACATCCTCCTCTCCGGTAGGGCCGTCGAGATAATCGACAGGGAGATGTTCCCTGTCCACGAGGTTGCCATAAAGGCTGCTAGGGAGTACCTGAAGAATGCCGTCAGACACCTTGATCTCGACTACCACGTCGTCATCGACTCCCGCATCGGTCAGGGAAGCGTTGACCTCGTCGGAGTCTTCAACAAGGCTAAGGAGACCCCGATTCCGCTCGCCAACGACACCTCCTTCGGTGTTGGCTACGCCCCGCTCAGCGAGACCGAGAGGATAGTCCTTGAGACAGAGAGGCGTCTCAACAGCGACGAGTTCAAGAAGAAATGGCCGGCTGTCGGCGAGGACATCAAGGTTATGGGCCTCAGGAAGGGCGACGAGATAGACATCACCATCGCCGCTGCCATAGTCGACAGCGAAGTCCAGAATCTGGACGACTACTTAGCCGTCAAGGAGGCAATCTATGAAGCCGCCAAGGACGTTGCCGAGGCCCACACTGAGAGGAAGGTCAACATCTACGTCAACACCGCTGACGACCCGGAGAAGGGCATCTACTACATCACCGTCACCGGAACCAGCGCCGAAGCCGGTGACGACGGAAGCGTTGGAAGGGGCAACCGCGTAAACGGTCTCATCACCCCGAACAGACACATGAGCATGGAGGCTGCCGCTGGAAAGAACCCTGTCAGCCACGTCGGAAAGATATACAACCTCCTTTCAATGCTCATCGCCAACGACATTGCCGAGCAGGTTGAGGGAGTTGAAGAGGTCTACGTCAGGATACTCAGCCAGATAGGCAAGCCCATCGACCAGCCGCTTGTCACCAGCGTCCAGATCATACCAAAGAAGGGGTACTCCATTGATACCATCCAGAAGCCGGCCTACGAGATAGCTAACGCCTGGCTTGATGACATAACCAAGATACAGAAGATGATCCTCGAGGACAAGCTCAACGTCTTCTGA
- a CDS encoding M48 family metalloprotease: MGTLMWVRTLTVMALITALLSVVGYLLVNLIGIIVALIFSILLSFVVYWYGDRIVLKWYRVRIVNERDYPYLYEMVSKLSAKAGIPTPKLALAPVGTPNAFSTGRNSKHSIIVLTYGLLRMLDPEEIESVIAHEVAHIKHRDTLVQTIASVIAGSILGVAYWIRSIPRLFSGGKMEDSQKGLLLGLLAPFAAGILWLGLGRSREYLADESAARISGKPLALASALLKIDKAVSFRPMKGGNLATAPIFIVNPFRGSLAKLVSAHPPIEKRIERLMKLAEQMDTYT; the protein is encoded by the coding sequence ATGGGGACCCTTATGTGGGTCAGGACTCTGACAGTTATGGCACTCATTACCGCTCTACTGAGCGTGGTGGGTTATCTTCTTGTCAATTTGATCGGTATTATCGTTGCACTGATCTTTTCTATCCTTCTGAGCTTCGTGGTATACTGGTACGGCGATAGAATCGTGCTGAAGTGGTACCGGGTTAGAATCGTCAATGAGAGGGATTATCCATATCTCTATGAGATGGTGAGTAAACTCTCCGCCAAAGCTGGGATTCCGACACCCAAACTGGCACTTGCACCCGTCGGGACACCCAACGCATTTTCTACGGGCAGGAATTCCAAACACAGCATCATCGTGCTGACTTACGGGCTTTTAAGGATGCTTGATCCAGAGGAGATAGAGAGCGTCATAGCCCATGAAGTCGCTCATATTAAACACCGTGATACTCTCGTGCAGACGATTGCCTCAGTGATAGCAGGTTCAATACTGGGAGTCGCTTATTGGATTAGGAGCATTCCAAGGTTATTCTCTGGTGGAAAAATGGAAGACTCACAAAAAGGTCTACTCTTAGGACTCTTGGCACCATTCGCCGCTGGAATCCTCTGGCTTGGCCTGGGTAGATCAAGGGAGTACTTGGCTGATGAGAGCGCCGCCAGGATAAGCGGCAAACCCCTGGCACTTGCGAGTGCGTTGCTTAAAATAGATAAAGCCGTCTCCTTCAGGCCCATGAAGGGAGGAAACCTTGCAACGGCGCCGATCTTTATTGTGAACCCCTTCAGGGGGAGTCTAGCCAAGCTGGTATCGGCCCATCCTCCAATCGAGAAGAGAATTGAACGATTGATGAAGCTCGCGGAGCAGATGGATACCTACACCTAA
- a CDS encoding pyridoxal phosphate-dependent aminotransferase codes for MALSDRLELVNPSEIRKLFDLAQGVEGLISLGIGEPDFDTPEHIKEYAKEALDKGMTHYSPNAGIMMLREAVAWKLKEQNGIEVDPKSQVMITVGANQAFILGLAAFLRNNEEVLIPSPMFVSYAPAVLLAGGKPVEVPTYEENEFRLSVDDLEKYVTEKTRALIINSPNNPTGAVLTKKDVEEIADFAVEHDLIVFSDEVYEHFVYDDVKNYSIAALDGMFERTITINGFSKTFAMTGWRLGFIAAPEWIIEKMTRFQMYNATCPVTFAQYAAAKALRDERSWKAVEEMRKEYERRRNLVWKRLNEMGLPTVKPKGAFYIFPRIRDTGLTSKEFSELMLLEAKVALVPGSAFGKAGEGYIRISYATAYEQLEEAMDRMEKVLREKKLV; via the coding sequence ATGGCGCTGAGCGACAGGTTAGAACTCGTTAACCCTTCTGAGATCAGAAAACTTTTTGATCTCGCTCAGGGTGTTGAGGGTCTTATCTCACTTGGAATCGGTGAACCTGACTTTGACACTCCCGAGCACATAAAGGAGTATGCGAAAGAGGCCCTGGACAAGGGAATGACGCATTATAGCCCCAACGCTGGAATCATGATGCTCCGTGAGGCCGTCGCGTGGAAGCTCAAGGAGCAGAACGGCATCGAAGTTGACCCAAAGAGCCAGGTAATGATAACCGTCGGAGCCAACCAGGCGTTCATTCTGGGGCTTGCCGCGTTCCTCAGGAATAATGAGGAAGTTCTGATTCCGAGTCCAATGTTCGTCAGCTACGCTCCTGCAGTTCTTCTCGCGGGAGGGAAGCCGGTCGAAGTTCCTACCTACGAGGAGAACGAGTTCAGGCTGAGCGTTGATGACCTCGAGAAATACGTTACCGAGAAGACGAGAGCGCTTATCATAAACAGCCCGAACAACCCGACCGGGGCAGTTCTCACCAAGAAGGACGTGGAGGAAATTGCCGACTTCGCGGTGGAGCACGACCTTATCGTCTTCAGCGACGAGGTTTACGAGCACTTCGTTTACGACGATGTCAAAAACTACAGCATAGCGGCTCTCGACGGCATGTTCGAGAGGACGATAACGATAAACGGCTTCTCCAAAACCTTTGCCATGACCGGCTGGCGTCTCGGCTTCATCGCCGCGCCGGAGTGGATAATCGAAAAGATGACCCGCTTCCAGATGTACAACGCCACCTGTCCAGTGACCTTCGCCCAGTACGCCGCTGCAAAGGCCTTGAGAGACGAGAGGAGCTGGAAAGCCGTTGAGGAGATGAGAAAGGAGTACGAGAGGAGAAGAAACCTTGTCTGGAAGCGTCTCAACGAGATGGGCCTGCCGACGGTCAAACCGAAGGGAGCCTTCTACATATTCCCGCGCATAAGGGACACCGGACTCACGAGCAAAGAGTTCAGCGAGCTGATGCTCCTCGAGGCCAAAGTCGCCCTTGTTCCGGGAAGTGCTTTTGGAAAGGCCGGAGAGGGCTACATAAGGATAAGCTACGCGACTGCCTATGAACAGCTTGAGGAAGCTATGGATAGGATGGAGAAAGTTTTGAGGGAGAAGAAACTCGTCTGA
- a CDS encoding YfcE family phosphodiesterase, with protein MRLLAVTDIHGNSRMSKKLAETVQNEDFDALLIAGDLTHFTGAETAEKVLEPIMNLGKPIIAVHGNCDGRDVPGLLEKLGITVHNKRAELNGLGIIGIGGSNITPFNTVWELSEEEIRDILEQNYHDGDIILSHVPPYNTIADRVHSGIHVGSRALREFIEEKQPPLVVCGHIHEGRGIDRIGETLIVNPGPLFRGYYAVVDVGEEVKAKLEKI; from the coding sequence ATGAGGCTCCTCGCTGTAACGGACATACACGGGAACAGTAGGATGTCAAAAAAGCTCGCTGAAACGGTGCAAAATGAGGACTTCGATGCTCTTCTCATAGCGGGGGATCTCACGCATTTCACTGGCGCTGAGACTGCTGAGAAGGTACTTGAACCCATCATGAACCTCGGAAAACCGATAATAGCCGTCCACGGTAACTGCGATGGAAGGGACGTTCCAGGGCTTCTGGAGAAGCTGGGGATAACCGTTCACAATAAAAGGGCCGAGCTCAATGGGCTTGGTATTATAGGGATAGGCGGCTCGAACATAACGCCATTTAACACCGTCTGGGAGCTTAGCGAGGAAGAGATTAGAGATATTCTCGAGCAAAACTATCACGACGGAGACATAATCCTTTCTCATGTGCCTCCGTACAATACCATTGCGGACAGAGTCCATTCTGGCATTCACGTAGGCAGCAGAGCCCTCCGTGAGTTCATCGAGGAGAAGCAACCCCCACTTGTGGTCTGCGGCCACATCCACGAGGGCAGGGGGATAGACAGGATTGGAGAAACCCTCATCGTGAATCCTGGACCACTCTTCAGGGGCTACTATGCGGTGGTTGATGTTGGAGAAGAAGTAAAGGCGAAGCTGGAAAAGATATAA
- a CDS encoding adenylate kinase family protein → MIISVSGTPGVGKTTVSKLLSERLGYEYVSVKELALSKGIGERVSDEIEIDVDELARVVREEFSGRNVVLDGHLSHFAPADVVIVLRAHPKLIAERLKVRGYHKKKLAENVEAELVDVILVEALEENERVLEVDTTGKTPEEVVEEILTLLKSGAKKRVGIVDWSEAYDEVVQYLMLGGD, encoded by the coding sequence ATGATAATCTCAGTAAGTGGCACTCCCGGCGTTGGTAAAACTACGGTATCAAAGCTCCTGAGCGAGAGATTGGGTTACGAATACGTGAGCGTGAAGGAGCTGGCTCTCTCAAAGGGGATAGGTGAGAGGGTTAGTGACGAGATTGAGATAGACGTTGATGAGCTTGCTCGTGTTGTGCGCGAGGAGTTCTCGGGTAGGAACGTTGTCTTGGACGGCCATCTCAGCCACTTTGCGCCGGCCGACGTTGTTATCGTCCTGAGGGCTCATCCCAAACTCATCGCCGAAAGGCTCAAAGTCCGGGGATACCACAAAAAGAAGCTGGCCGAGAATGTCGAGGCTGAGCTGGTTGATGTAATCCTTGTGGAGGCCCTCGAAGAGAACGAAAGGGTCCTGGAAGTGGATACAACAGGTAAAACCCCCGAAGAAGTCGTCGAGGAGATCCTAACACTGCTTAAAAGCGGGGCAAAGAAACGTGTTGGAATCGTGGACTGGAGTGAGGCGTACGACGAGGTGGTTCAGTACCTGATGCTGGGGGGTGATTAA